One window from the genome of Salvelinus fontinalis isolate EN_2023a chromosome 3, ASM2944872v1, whole genome shotgun sequence encodes:
- the LOC129851075 gene encoding opioid growth factor receptor-like isoform X3 → MSMAIQTGRALPAIVKLFAELRRKCRMCPRVERFWLWLNGCYCSTLLKRAFWRLIILPIHAWRLIIQNCPPDHPGLIQDTNDYYCEYDSTWEDPTSEETSRKRTNNVDRRMPNLQFYLGQRASSPDGIYIEDFHNNWYGDYSKLERVHSYIQWLFPLQERGMNYQAKELTKKEIEAFLEDETAKKRLVKSYKLMLDFYGIQLSNDTTGEVRRANNWRDRFDNMDRNTHNNLRITRILKCLGTLGFPHYQAPLVRFFLEETLVKGNLYNVKESVLNYFISAVIVQQQRKELVEYAYKLYEVKHQFVVPKKTKSTFREGTFPRNKNPIDLKPDLKQNGIYSDDSDDNTTSHQSVSLC, encoded by the exons ATGTCTATGGCTATTCAAACAGGGAGAGCCCTGCCAGCGATAGTCAAATTGTTTGCTGAGCTGAGACGAAAATGTAGGATGTGTCCCAGGGTTGAACGGTTTTGGTTATGGCTAAACGGATGCTATTGCTCTACTCTGCTTAAACGCGCCTTCTGGCGTTTAATTATACTCCCCATACATGCTTGGAGATTGATCATCCAAAATTGTCCTCCTGATCATCCAGGACTCATCCAGGACACCAACGACTACTACTGCGAGTACGACTCAACATGGGAGGATCCAACAAGTGAAGAAACAAGTCGTAAGAGAACCAACAAT GTTGATAGGCGTATGCCTAATTTACAGTTCTACCTTGGACAGAGGGCCTCCTCCCCTGATG GTATCTACATTGAGGACTTTCACAATAACTGGTATGGGGATTATTCAAAACTGGAAAGAGTTCACTCATACATCCAATG GTTGTTCCCTCTTCAAGAACGAGGAATGAATTATCAAGCCAAAGAACTCACAAAGAAGGAAATTGAG GCTTTTCTTGAAGATGAAACTGCAAAGAAGAGGCTGGTCAAGTCGTACAAACTCATGCTGGACTTCTACGGCATCCAGCTGTCAAATGACACAACAGGGGAAGTGCGACGTGCTAATAACTGGCGCGACAGATTTGACAACATGGACAG aaacacacacaacaacctgCGCATCACCCGCATCCTGAAGTGCCTGGGCACTCTGGGGTTCCCCCACTACCAGGCCCCACTCGTCCGCTTCTTCCTGGAGGAAACTCTTGTCAAAGGCAACCTGTACAATGTGAAGGAGAGCGTGCTCAACTACTTCATTTCCGCTGTCATTGTTCAGCAACAACGCAAGGAATTAGTTGAGTATGCCTATAAGCTCTATGAGGTCAAACATCAGTTTGTCGTGCCTAAGAAGACCAAGAGTACATTTAGGGAAGGGACATTCCCACGTAATAAGAACCCAATTGATCTGAAACCAGATCTGAAACAGAATGGCATATACTCAGATGACAGTGATGACAACACTACCAGTCATCAGTCTGTCTCACTATGTTAA
- the LOC129851075 gene encoding opioid growth factor receptor-like isoform X1, whose amino-acid sequence MSMAIQTGRALPAIVKLFAELRRKCRMCPRVERFWLWLNGCYCSTLLKRAFWRLIILPIHAWRLIIQNCPPDHPGLIQDTNDYYCEYDSTWEDPTSEETSRKRTNNLFTETGWGERFAVVSTADGPIKNFPFFVFTQYTIQSTRQRVDRRMPNLQFYLGQRASSPDGIYIEDFHNNWYGDYSKLERVHSYIQWLFPLQERGMNYQAKELTKKEIEAFLEDETAKKRLVKSYKLMLDFYGIQLSNDTTGEVRRANNWRDRFDNMDRNTHNNLRITRILKCLGTLGFPHYQAPLVRFFLEETLVKGNLYNVKESVLNYFISAVIVQQQRKELVEYAYKLYEVKHQFVVPKKTKSTFREGTFPRNKNPIDLKPDLKQNGIYSDDSDDNTTSHQSVSLC is encoded by the exons ATGTCTATGGCTATTCAAACAGGGAGAGCCCTGCCAGCGATAGTCAAATTGTTTGCTGAGCTGAGACGAAAATGTAGGATGTGTCCCAGGGTTGAACGGTTTTGGTTATGGCTAAACGGATGCTATTGCTCTACTCTGCTTAAACGCGCCTTCTGGCGTTTAATTATACTCCCCATACATGCTTGGAGATTGATCATCCAAAATTGTCCTCCTGATCATCCAGGACTCATCCAGGACACCAACGACTACTACTGCGAGTACGACTCAACATGGGAGGATCCAACAAGTGAAGAAACAAGTCGTAAGAGAACCAACAAT ctttttaccgaaacagggtGGGGAGAGCGCTTTGctgttgtttctactgctgatggCCCCATTAAGAAttttcctttttttgtatttactCAGTACACCATTCAGTCAACAAGGCAACGA GTTGATAGGCGTATGCCTAATTTACAGTTCTACCTTGGACAGAGGGCCTCCTCCCCTGATG GTATCTACATTGAGGACTTTCACAATAACTGGTATGGGGATTATTCAAAACTGGAAAGAGTTCACTCATACATCCAATG GTTGTTCCCTCTTCAAGAACGAGGAATGAATTATCAAGCCAAAGAACTCACAAAGAAGGAAATTGAG GCTTTTCTTGAAGATGAAACTGCAAAGAAGAGGCTGGTCAAGTCGTACAAACTCATGCTGGACTTCTACGGCATCCAGCTGTCAAATGACACAACAGGGGAAGTGCGACGTGCTAATAACTGGCGCGACAGATTTGACAACATGGACAG aaacacacacaacaacctgCGCATCACCCGCATCCTGAAGTGCCTGGGCACTCTGGGGTTCCCCCACTACCAGGCCCCACTCGTCCGCTTCTTCCTGGAGGAAACTCTTGTCAAAGGCAACCTGTACAATGTGAAGGAGAGCGTGCTCAACTACTTCATTTCCGCTGTCATTGTTCAGCAACAACGCAAGGAATTAGTTGAGTATGCCTATAAGCTCTATGAGGTCAAACATCAGTTTGTCGTGCCTAAGAAGACCAAGAGTACATTTAGGGAAGGGACATTCCCACGTAATAAGAACCCAATTGATCTGAAACCAGATCTGAAACAGAATGGCATATACTCAGATGACAGTGATGACAACACTACCAGTCATCAGTCTGTCTCACTATGTTAA
- the LOC129851075 gene encoding opioid growth factor receptor-like isoform X2, producing the protein MSMAIQTGRALPAIVKLFAELRRKCRMCPRVERFWLWLNGCYCSTLLKRAFWRLIILPIHAWRLIIQNCPPDHPGLIQDTNDYYCEYDSTWEDPTSEETSRKRTNNYTIQSTRQRVDRRMPNLQFYLGQRASSPDGIYIEDFHNNWYGDYSKLERVHSYIQWLFPLQERGMNYQAKELTKKEIEAFLEDETAKKRLVKSYKLMLDFYGIQLSNDTTGEVRRANNWRDRFDNMDRNTHNNLRITRILKCLGTLGFPHYQAPLVRFFLEETLVKGNLYNVKESVLNYFISAVIVQQQRKELVEYAYKLYEVKHQFVVPKKTKSTFREGTFPRNKNPIDLKPDLKQNGIYSDDSDDNTTSHQSVSLC; encoded by the exons ATGTCTATGGCTATTCAAACAGGGAGAGCCCTGCCAGCGATAGTCAAATTGTTTGCTGAGCTGAGACGAAAATGTAGGATGTGTCCCAGGGTTGAACGGTTTTGGTTATGGCTAAACGGATGCTATTGCTCTACTCTGCTTAAACGCGCCTTCTGGCGTTTAATTATACTCCCCATACATGCTTGGAGATTGATCATCCAAAATTGTCCTCCTGATCATCCAGGACTCATCCAGGACACCAACGACTACTACTGCGAGTACGACTCAACATGGGAGGATCCAACAAGTGAAGAAACAAGTCGTAAGAGAACCAACAAT TACACCATTCAGTCAACAAGGCAACGA GTTGATAGGCGTATGCCTAATTTACAGTTCTACCTTGGACAGAGGGCCTCCTCCCCTGATG GTATCTACATTGAGGACTTTCACAATAACTGGTATGGGGATTATTCAAAACTGGAAAGAGTTCACTCATACATCCAATG GTTGTTCCCTCTTCAAGAACGAGGAATGAATTATCAAGCCAAAGAACTCACAAAGAAGGAAATTGAG GCTTTTCTTGAAGATGAAACTGCAAAGAAGAGGCTGGTCAAGTCGTACAAACTCATGCTGGACTTCTACGGCATCCAGCTGTCAAATGACACAACAGGGGAAGTGCGACGTGCTAATAACTGGCGCGACAGATTTGACAACATGGACAG aaacacacacaacaacctgCGCATCACCCGCATCCTGAAGTGCCTGGGCACTCTGGGGTTCCCCCACTACCAGGCCCCACTCGTCCGCTTCTTCCTGGAGGAAACTCTTGTCAAAGGCAACCTGTACAATGTGAAGGAGAGCGTGCTCAACTACTTCATTTCCGCTGTCATTGTTCAGCAACAACGCAAGGAATTAGTTGAGTATGCCTATAAGCTCTATGAGGTCAAACATCAGTTTGTCGTGCCTAAGAAGACCAAGAGTACATTTAGGGAAGGGACATTCCCACGTAATAAGAACCCAATTGATCTGAAACCAGATCTGAAACAGAATGGCATATACTCAGATGACAGTGATGACAACACTACCAGTCATCAGTCTGTCTCACTATGTTAA
- the LOC129851077 gene encoding opioid growth factor receptor-like isoform X2 has product MRRRILRLCPFFLVPVLSYLPWRSIVENCFAWFLQRTGRCILPNDPDSPESLPSEGAGSPESFSGEGVGSPESLPIQGVGSPESLPSEGVRSPESLPIQGVGSPESLPSEGVRSPESLPIQGVGSPESLPSGGVGSPESFPSGAVELRVLRSARSYDVEDTDEYYCEYDSTWEDPPNKETSRQKSQHEWVHQYTGWSQQSHRFNRFKSAAKDMQKYRHDYPDDMPNLQFYREQIPSSPDGVFIEDYHNNWKWQYLKLERVHSYIQWLFPLQEPGMNNQAKELTKKEIEAFLQDETAKKRLVKSYKLMLDFYGIQLSNDTTGEVRRANNWHKRFDNLDRNTHNNLRITRILKCLGTLGFPHYQAPLVRFFLEETLVKGNLYNVKESVLNYFIFAVIDKQERRDLVEYAYKHYEPKYEFVWCPKRIQMTFSNGEEFSDNRQTMAGHYQHGNY; this is encoded by the exons ATGCGTCGCAGGATTTTACGGCTGTGTCCATTTTTCCTGGTTCCAGTTCTCTCCTACTTACCTTGGAGATCGATCGTGGAAAATTGTTTTGCTTGGTTTTTGCAACGTACAGGGAGATGTATCTTGCCAAATGATCCTGACAGTCCAGAATCCCTTCCCAGTGAAGGAGCGGGGAGTCCAGAATCCTTTTCCGGTGAAGGAGTGGGGAGTCCAGAATCCCTTCCTATTCAAGGAGTGGGGAGTCCAGAATCCCTTCCCAGTGAAGGAGTGAGGAGTCCAGAATCCCTTCCTATTCAAGGAGTGGGGAGTCCAGAATCCCTTCCCAGTGAAGGAGTGAGGAGTCCAGAATCCCTTCCTATTCAAGGAGTGGGGAGTCCAGAATCCCTTCCCAGTGGAGGAGTGGGGAGTCCAGAATCCTTTCCCAGTGGAGCAGTGGAGCTTCGGGTTCTCAGGTCAGCTAGGTCATATGATGTTGAAGACACGGATGAGTACTACTGCGAGTACGACTCGACATGGGAGGATCCTCCAAACAAAGAAACCAGTCGTCAAAAGTCCCAACAT GAGTGGGTACACCAGTACACCGGTTGGTCGCAACAA TCACACAGGTTTAACAGATTCAAAAGTGCAGCAAAGGATATGCAAAAGTACAGGCATGATTATCCA GATGATATGCCTAATTTACAGTTCTACCGTGAACAAATACCCTCCTCCCCtgatg GTGTCTTCATTGAGGACTATCACAATAATTGGAAATGGCAATATTTAAAACTGGAAAGAGTTCACTCATACATCCAATG GTTGTTCCCTCTTCAAGAACCAGGAATGAATAATCAAGCCAAAGAACTCACCAAAAAGGAAATTGAG GCTTTCCTTCAAGATGAAACTGCGAAGAAGCGGCTGGTCAAGTCCTACAAACTCATGCTGGACTTCTACGGCATCCAGCTGTCAAATGACACAACAGGGGAAGTGCGACGGGCAAATAACTGGCATAAGAGATTTGACAACCTGGACAG aaacacacacaacaacctgCGCATCACCCGCATCCTGAAGTGCCTGGGCACTCTGGGGTTCCCCCACTACCAGGCCCCACTCGTCCGCTTCTTCCTGGAGGAAACTCTTGTCAAAGGCAACCTGTACAATGTGAAGGAGAGCGTGCTCAACTACTTCATCTTTGCTGTCATTGATAAGCAAGAGCGCAGGGATCTAGTTGAGTATGCCTACAAGCACTATGAGCCCAAATATGAGTTTGTGTGGTGCCCCAAGAGGATCCAGATGACTTTCTCAAATGGAGAAGAATTCTCAGATAATAGGCAAACAATGGCAGGCCATTACCAGCATGGTAACTACTGA
- the LOC129851077 gene encoding opioid growth factor receptor-like isoform X3 — MRRRILRLCPFFLVPVLSYLPWRSIVENCFAWFLQRTGRCILPNDPDSPESLPSEGAGSPESFSGEGVGSPESLPIQGVGSPESLPSEGVRSPESLPIQGVGSPESLPSEGVRSPESLPIQGVGSPESLPSGGVGSPESFPSGAVELRVLRSARSYDVEDTDEYYCEYDSTWEDPPNKETSRQKSQHEWVHQYTGWSQQEHRSNLYFGGQQQDDMPNLQFYREQIPSSPDGVFIEDYHNNWKWQYLKLERVHSYIQWLFPLQEPGMNNQAKELTKKEIEAFLQDETAKKRLVKSYKLMLDFYGIQLSNDTTGEVRRANNWHKRFDNLDRNTHNNLRITRILKCLGTLGFPHYQAPLVRFFLEETLVKGNLYNVKESVLNYFIFAVIDKQERRDLVEYAYKHYEPKYEFVWCPKRIQMTFSNGEEFSDNRQTMAGHYQHGNY, encoded by the exons ATGCGTCGCAGGATTTTACGGCTGTGTCCATTTTTCCTGGTTCCAGTTCTCTCCTACTTACCTTGGAGATCGATCGTGGAAAATTGTTTTGCTTGGTTTTTGCAACGTACAGGGAGATGTATCTTGCCAAATGATCCTGACAGTCCAGAATCCCTTCCCAGTGAAGGAGCGGGGAGTCCAGAATCCTTTTCCGGTGAAGGAGTGGGGAGTCCAGAATCCCTTCCTATTCAAGGAGTGGGGAGTCCAGAATCCCTTCCCAGTGAAGGAGTGAGGAGTCCAGAATCCCTTCCTATTCAAGGAGTGGGGAGTCCAGAATCCCTTCCCAGTGAAGGAGTGAGGAGTCCAGAATCCCTTCCTATTCAAGGAGTGGGGAGTCCAGAATCCCTTCCCAGTGGAGGAGTGGGGAGTCCAGAATCCTTTCCCAGTGGAGCAGTGGAGCTTCGGGTTCTCAGGTCAGCTAGGTCATATGATGTTGAAGACACGGATGAGTACTACTGCGAGTACGACTCGACATGGGAGGATCCTCCAAACAAAGAAACCAGTCGTCAAAAGTCCCAACAT GAGTGGGTACACCAGTACACCGGTTGGTCGCAACAA GAGCATAGATCAAACTTGTACTTCGGCGGGCAACAACAA GATGATATGCCTAATTTACAGTTCTACCGTGAACAAATACCCTCCTCCCCtgatg GTGTCTTCATTGAGGACTATCACAATAATTGGAAATGGCAATATTTAAAACTGGAAAGAGTTCACTCATACATCCAATG GTTGTTCCCTCTTCAAGAACCAGGAATGAATAATCAAGCCAAAGAACTCACCAAAAAGGAAATTGAG GCTTTCCTTCAAGATGAAACTGCGAAGAAGCGGCTGGTCAAGTCCTACAAACTCATGCTGGACTTCTACGGCATCCAGCTGTCAAATGACACAACAGGGGAAGTGCGACGGGCAAATAACTGGCATAAGAGATTTGACAACCTGGACAG aaacacacacaacaacctgCGCATCACCCGCATCCTGAAGTGCCTGGGCACTCTGGGGTTCCCCCACTACCAGGCCCCACTCGTCCGCTTCTTCCTGGAGGAAACTCTTGTCAAAGGCAACCTGTACAATGTGAAGGAGAGCGTGCTCAACTACTTCATCTTTGCTGTCATTGATAAGCAAGAGCGCAGGGATCTAGTTGAGTATGCCTACAAGCACTATGAGCCCAAATATGAGTTTGTGTGGTGCCCCAAGAGGATCCAGATGACTTTCTCAAATGGAGAAGAATTCTCAGATAATAGGCAAACAATGGCAGGCCATTACCAGCATGGTAACTACTGA
- the LOC129851077 gene encoding opioid growth factor receptor-like isoform X1, with protein MRRRILRLCPFFLVPVLSYLPWRSIVENCFAWFLQRTGRCILPNDPDSPESLPSEGAGSPESFSGEGVGSPESLPIQGVGSPESLPSEGVRSPESLPIQGVGSPESLPSEGVRSPESLPIQGVGSPESLPSGGVGSPESFPSGAVELRVLRSARSYDVEDTDEYYCEYDSTWEDPPNKETSRQKSQHEWVHQYTGWSQQSHRFNRFKSAAKDMQKYRHDYPEHRSNLYFGGQQQDDMPNLQFYREQIPSSPDGVFIEDYHNNWKWQYLKLERVHSYIQWLFPLQEPGMNNQAKELTKKEIEAFLQDETAKKRLVKSYKLMLDFYGIQLSNDTTGEVRRANNWHKRFDNLDRNTHNNLRITRILKCLGTLGFPHYQAPLVRFFLEETLVKGNLYNVKESVLNYFIFAVIDKQERRDLVEYAYKHYEPKYEFVWCPKRIQMTFSNGEEFSDNRQTMAGHYQHGNY; from the exons ATGCGTCGCAGGATTTTACGGCTGTGTCCATTTTTCCTGGTTCCAGTTCTCTCCTACTTACCTTGGAGATCGATCGTGGAAAATTGTTTTGCTTGGTTTTTGCAACGTACAGGGAGATGTATCTTGCCAAATGATCCTGACAGTCCAGAATCCCTTCCCAGTGAAGGAGCGGGGAGTCCAGAATCCTTTTCCGGTGAAGGAGTGGGGAGTCCAGAATCCCTTCCTATTCAAGGAGTGGGGAGTCCAGAATCCCTTCCCAGTGAAGGAGTGAGGAGTCCAGAATCCCTTCCTATTCAAGGAGTGGGGAGTCCAGAATCCCTTCCCAGTGAAGGAGTGAGGAGTCCAGAATCCCTTCCTATTCAAGGAGTGGGGAGTCCAGAATCCCTTCCCAGTGGAGGAGTGGGGAGTCCAGAATCCTTTCCCAGTGGAGCAGTGGAGCTTCGGGTTCTCAGGTCAGCTAGGTCATATGATGTTGAAGACACGGATGAGTACTACTGCGAGTACGACTCGACATGGGAGGATCCTCCAAACAAAGAAACCAGTCGTCAAAAGTCCCAACAT GAGTGGGTACACCAGTACACCGGTTGGTCGCAACAA TCACACAGGTTTAACAGATTCAAAAGTGCAGCAAAGGATATGCAAAAGTACAGGCATGATTATCCA GAGCATAGATCAAACTTGTACTTCGGCGGGCAACAACAA GATGATATGCCTAATTTACAGTTCTACCGTGAACAAATACCCTCCTCCCCtgatg GTGTCTTCATTGAGGACTATCACAATAATTGGAAATGGCAATATTTAAAACTGGAAAGAGTTCACTCATACATCCAATG GTTGTTCCCTCTTCAAGAACCAGGAATGAATAATCAAGCCAAAGAACTCACCAAAAAGGAAATTGAG GCTTTCCTTCAAGATGAAACTGCGAAGAAGCGGCTGGTCAAGTCCTACAAACTCATGCTGGACTTCTACGGCATCCAGCTGTCAAATGACACAACAGGGGAAGTGCGACGGGCAAATAACTGGCATAAGAGATTTGACAACCTGGACAG aaacacacacaacaacctgCGCATCACCCGCATCCTGAAGTGCCTGGGCACTCTGGGGTTCCCCCACTACCAGGCCCCACTCGTCCGCTTCTTCCTGGAGGAAACTCTTGTCAAAGGCAACCTGTACAATGTGAAGGAGAGCGTGCTCAACTACTTCATCTTTGCTGTCATTGATAAGCAAGAGCGCAGGGATCTAGTTGAGTATGCCTACAAGCACTATGAGCCCAAATATGAGTTTGTGTGGTGCCCCAAGAGGATCCAGATGACTTTCTCAAATGGAGAAGAATTCTCAGATAATAGGCAAACAATGGCAGGCCATTACCAGCATGGTAACTACTGA